CTGCGTGCGGGCGACGGCGGTCGACCTCCTGCAGCACGGCTACCCCGCCCTCGTGCCGCGCGAGTGCGTCGGCGACCGGGCCGCGCCGCCTCACGAGGCCAACCTCTTCGACATCCAGGCCAAGTACGCCGACGTGGTCTCCCTGGAGGAGGCGCTGGAGCAGCTGGAGAGCACCGGGCGAAGGCCCTCAGCACCGGCGCAGCATCCGGCGGAGGGGTAGCCCTTCCCGGGCAGAAGCCGTATTCTGGAGGCCCTGCGGGGAGGCGAGGCGGAAGAGGGAGAGATGCGCGAGGTACCGGCGGAGACCATAACGCGGGTGGTGCGCGAGCTGTGCATCGAGGCGAACACCTGTCTGCGGGAGGATCACCTCTCCGCCCTGCGGCGGGCGTTCGAGGAAGAGCGTTCGCCCCTGGGGCGGGAGGTCATCCGCCAGCTCCTCGAGAACGCCCGGGTGGCCTGCTCCGAACGCGTAGCCTTCTGCCAGGACACGGGATACGCGGTCTTCTTCGTGGAGCTGGGGCAGGAGGTCCGCATAACCGGCGGGACGCTGCAGCAGGCGGTGGACGAGGGGGTCAGGCAGGGCTACCGGGAGGGCTACCTCAGGAAATCCATCGTGGAGAGCCCGCTGCGCCGCGACAACACCGGGGACAACACCCCGGCCATCGTCTACTGCGAGCCCGTCCCCGGAGAGCGGCTGCGCATGACCATGCTCGTCAAGGGCGCCGGCTGCGACAACGCCAGCGCCATAAAGATGCTCACCCCGGCGGAGGGGGTGGAGGCGATGAAGTGCTTCGTGGTGGAGACCGTCGAGCGCGCGGGACCCAACGCCAGCCCGCCGCTCACCGTGGGCGTGGGGCTCGGGGGCACCTTCGAGAAGGCCGCGATGCTGGCCAAAAAGGCGCTCGTCAGGACCTCGGGTGAGCCGCATCCCGACCCAGAGGTCGCCGCCCTGGAGAGGGAGCTGCTCCGGGAGATCAACGCCACCGGCATAGGACCGGCCGGCTACGGGGGGACGGTAACCGCGCTCGCGGTGCACATCGAGACCCACCCCACCCACATCGCGGCCTTCCCGGTGGCGGTGAACATCGACTGCCACTCCCACCGGGTACGGGAGGCGGTGCTGTGAGCGGGGAGATCCGGCTGCGGACCCCGCTCTCGCGCGAGGACGTGGAACCGCTCCGGAGCGGGGAACTGGTCCTGATCAGCGGGGTGCTCTACACCGCCCGGGACGCGGCCCACGCCCGGATGGCCGCGGCGCTCGACGCGGGGGAGCCGCTCCCCTTCGACCCGGAGGGGCAGGTGATCTATTTCGTCGGGCCTGCCCCGGCGCGCCCCGGACACCCCATAGGACCCGCCGGACCCACCACCGCCTCCCGGATGGACCCCTACTCCCCGCTGCTCATCGAGCGGGGGCTGAGGGGCATGATCGGGAAGGGCAAGAGATCGCAGGCGGTCAAAGAGGCCATGCGCGAGCACGGCTGCGTGTACTTCGGGGCGGTGGAGGGAACGGCGGCGCTGCTGGCCCGGCGCGTGAAGGAAGCCGAGATCGTGGCCTACGAAGACCTCGGCCCCGAAGCCATCCGCCGGCTCGTCGTGGAGGACTTCCCGGCCGTCGTGGTGAACGACCTGCACGGCGGCGACCTCTACGAGGAGGGAAGGGCGCGCTGGCGGCGTGCCGGGTAGCGCTCAGGTCGCCTTCGGCAGCAGCTCGTCCAGCACCGTCGCCAGCGCCACCGCCGCCGGGACGGCGAGTAGCAGCCCGGCGAACCCCAGGAGCGTGCCCAGGGCCAGGAAGGAGACCAGGATCCAGACCGGGTGCAGGCTGACCTCCCGTCCCATCACCAGCGGCTGCACCACGTTGCCCTCTATCTGATTCAGCACCACGTACAGGGCCGCGACCAAAAGTGCCTTGAGCGGCGAGATGGTGAGCGCCACCAGCACCGGGAGCACGGCGGCCACGACGGAGCCGAAGTACGGGATGAAGTTCAGCAGCGCGGCCAGCAAGCCGAAGGTGATCGGGAGCGGCACCCCAAGCGCCCACAGCCCCACCCCCGCCCCGGTGCCCACGATGAGCGCCGCCAGGCCCGCTCCGACCATCCAGCCCCGCAGCCGCACCTCGAGTCTCCCCAGCAGGGCGGAGACCCGTCCCCGCTCCTCCTCCGGGAAGAGCCTCAGGAAACCGGAGACCACCGGTCCCGGATCACGGGCCAGGTACAGCGCCAGGAAGACCACGATCACCGCGTCGGCGGCCGCCCGGGCCATCCCGCCGGCGAGCTCCGGCAGCATCCCGAAGAGCCGCGAGGCGAGCCCCCGCGCCCTCCCCGAGAGCTCGGAGAGGTCGGGGACGAAGCCGAAGTCCTCGTTCAGCCTGCGGCTCAGGCCGACGAGCGATTCCAGGTACCCGGGAAGCTGGGAGGCGAGCGTCTGCAGCTCCCCGAGGATGTTCGGCAGCAGCACCAGCCAGAAGAGTGCCCCGAACAGCCCGAAAAGCAGGAGCAACAAAAGCACCGCCGCCCAGCCCGGAACCCCCACCCGACCCATCCCCCAGATGACGGTCCGCAGCACGAGCGCGAGAAGCATCGAGATCGCCACCAGCTCCAAGACCGGCAGCAGCGCGTAGCCCACCAGAAGCCCCGCAGCCAAGAGCACGGCGAGCGGCGCTCCCTCCAAAAGCCGCCGCCACCCGGTCACCCCGTCCCGCACCCGCAACCTCCACCTCCCGCCTCCCGGCCTTCTTACCCGCCGCTCCCCTCACGCACCGCCGCCCAGCGCAGTCTTTACCGATCCTTAACCGCGCGTTTACGGACGGACAACCTGCACGGGGCAGGAGACCCTCTTCGGTGTTCGTGCCCCTGAGATAAACGGAAGGAGCGTGTGCGACATGAGCGAGCGGGGAGCGCCGGAGGTCGTGGTGGTCACGGGAGCCTCGGCCGGGGTCGGGCGGGCTGCGGCCGTGAGGTTCGCCCGGGAGGGGGCCAGCGTCGGGCTTCTGGCCCGGGGCAACGCCGGGCTGGAGGGGGCCGCGCGGGAGGTCGCGGACGCCGGTGGCCGGGCACTGCCCGTCAGGACCGACGTCGCCGACTCAGCGGCGGTCGAGGAGGCCGCCCGCCGGGTGGAGGAGGAGCTCGGCCCCATAGACGTGTGGGTGAACAACGCCATGACCTCCGTCTTCGCCCCGGTGAGGGAGGTGACCCCGGAGGAGTTCCGGCGGGTGACCGAGGTCACCTACCTGGGGACCGTCTACGGCACGATGGCCGCCCTGCGGCGGATGCTGCCGCGGGACCGGGGCAGCATCGTGCAGGTCGGCTCGGCGCTGGCCTACCGCGCGATCCCGCTGCAGGCCGCCTACTGCGGCTCCAAGCACGGCATCCAGGGCTTCACCGAGTCGCTGCGGAGCGAGCTGCTGCACGAGGGATCTTCGGTGAGGGTGACGATGGTCCAGATGCCCGCGCTGAACACCCCGCAGTTCGGCTGGGTGAGGAGCCGCCTCCCCCGGGAGCCCCAGCCGGTCCCTCCCATCTTCCAGCCCGAGGTGGCCGCCGAGGCGATCCACTGGGCCGCCCACCACGACCGCAGCGAGCTGTGGGTTGGCTGGCCGGCGGTGAAGGCGATCGTGGGAAACCGGATCTTCCCCCGCCTGCTGGACCGCTACCTGGCCCGCACCGGCTACGAGTCTCAGCAGACCGACACCCCCGCCGACCCGAGGTCCCGCCGGGACAACCTCTTCGAGGCGGTAGACGAGAGCGAGGACCGCGGGGCGCACGGCTCCTTCGACGACCGCTCCCGCTCCCGGAGCTACCAGTGGTGGATGAGCACCCACCGCGGCCGGCTGGCGCTCGCCGGAGCGGCCCTCGCCGCGGCGGCTGGCGCCGCCCTGGCGCGCCGGTGAGCGGCCGGGCCGTCCCGCCGGGCTGGGAGGAGAACCCTACCTCCTGGCCCCGGCGGCTGCAGCTCGCGGCGCTCGCCGCCGCGGGGCTGCTCGTCGCCGGGTACCTGACGCTCTACCAGCTCGGCCTGCTGGATGGGGTGTGGGACCCCTTCTTCCCGCGAGGTAGCCCGCGGGTGCTGCACCTCCTCGACCCCGTGCCCGACGCGGCGCTCGGCGCGCTGGCCTACGGGTCGGAGATCGTGCTGAGCCTCATCGGCGGGGAGGACCGCTGGCGCACCATGCCGTGGACCACGCTCGCCTTCGGGGCGGTCGTCTTCACCGGCGCCCTGGTGAGCGTCCTGCTCATGATCGCCCAGCCCGTCTTCGCCGGAGCCTGGTGCACCCTGTGTCTGGTCTCGGCCGGGATCTCGCTGCTGCTCTGCGGGCGGGGGGCGGACGAGCCCCTGGCCTCGCTGCAGCACCTGCGGCGGGTGCACGACGCCGGAGGCTCGGCGTGGCGGGCCCTGTGGGGAGGTGGCTGAGACGTGTGGGCCCGGCTCCTCTGCGCAGTCCTCGGCGCCTGGCTCATGGCCGCCCCCGGGGTGCTGGACCACGGCGGGGCCGCCGCCGTGAGCGCCCACGTCGTCGGGCCGGTGGTCCTGGGCTCCTCGGTGGTCGCCGCATGGCCCGCCCTCAGGCCCCTCAGGTGGGTCACGCTCCCGGCGGGGCTCTGGCTGCTCGCCGCCCCGCCGCTCCTCGGCTACGATGCCGTGCTACCGGCGGCGAACGACATGTTCGCCGGGGCGGCGCTCGCCGCGCTGGCCTTCGCTGGAGGCGGCGAGCGGGAGAAGATCGGCGGGGGCTGGCGGGCGGTGCTCTCCGGCCGTACAACAAGCGAGGACGGGAGGTAGCATGCCCCGGGAGAACCAACCGTATCCCCCCATCGCAGACTACGCCCTCATCGGGGACAGCAACTCCGCCGCGCTCGTCTCGCGCTCGGGGTCAGTAGACTGGTGCTGCATCCGGCGGCTCGACGCCGGCAGCTGCTTCGGGCGGCTGCTCGACTGGGAGAAGGGCGGCCACTGTGCCATCACCCCCGAGGGGGAGGAGTGGGAGGTCTCCCGGCGCTACGTCGAGGATTCGCTCGTCCTGGAGAGCACCTTCAAGGTCCCCGGCGGCGAGGCGCGGCTCTACGACTTCTTCGCCATGCCCTCCAGCCGCGAGGAGTTCCCTTACCGCCAGCTCTTCAGGGTTCTGGAGGGAGTCCGGGGACACGCCGGGTTCTCCATCGAGATCTTCCCCCGCTTCGACTACGGACAGCTCGCCCCCTGGGTGCGGCAGGAGGGCGCGAGGCTCTACAGCGCCCTCGGCGGCGACGAGGGGCTCCTGGTCTACTTCGACGGAGAGCTCTCGAAGGCTGGTGACCACGGCCTCGAGGCCACCGTGCGGGTGCACGCCGGCGAGCGGGTGCGCCTGATGATCATGTCCGTGCCCCCGGAGCGGCTCGACTCCGAGCCCCCGGAGGTCCCCGATCCGGAGGAGATGGACCGGCGGCTCGAGGAGACGCTCGGCTGGTGGCGCCGCTGGACCTCCCGCTTCCGCCACCGGGGCGTCGGCGGTCCCGGGGTGCTCCGCTCGGCCACCGTCATAAAGGGGCTCATGAACGACCTCACCGGCGCCGTCGCTGCGGCGGCCACCACCTCCCTCCCCGAGCGCCCCGGCGGCCCCCTCAACTGGGACTACCGCTACAGCTGGATCCGGGACTCCTTCTTCGCCGTCCGCTCGCTCACCGAGATCGGCTTCGAGGAGGAGGCCGACCGCTTCCGCCGGTTCGTCGAGCGGAGCGCGGCCGGCAGCGCCGACCAGCTGCAGATCATGTACGGTTTGGGCGGCGAGCGGCGGCTGAACGAGCTCGTGCTGGAGGAGCTGGAGGGCTACCGGGGCGCCCGGCCCGTGCGGGTGGGCAACGCGGCCGCCGGCCAGCTTCAGCTGGACGTCTACGGGGAGCTCCTGGAGCTCTCCTGGCGCTGGCACCGGCGGGGCAACTCCCCGGACGACGATTACTGGCGCTTTCTGGTGGAGATCGTGGACGCCGCTGCCAGGCGCTGGCGGGAGCGGGACAGCGGGATCTGGGAGGTTCGCGAGGAACCGCAGCACTTCGTCCACTCCAAGGTGATGTGCTGGGCCGCCCTGGACAGGGGCCTCCGGCTGGCCGAGGAGTGCATGCGCCGCGCTCCCGAGCGCCGGTGGGCGAAGGCCCGCCAGGAGATCCGGGAGGCCGTGGAGAGCGAGGGCTACGACGCAGAGCGCGGCGTCTTCACCCGCAGCTTCGAAAGCCGGGAGATGGACGCCGCCCTCCTCCTGCTGCCCCGCGTGGGCTTCGTGGAGTACACCGACGAGCGGATGGTGCGCACCGTCGAGGCCGTGCGGGAGGAGCTGGAGCAGGACGGCCTGCTCCTCCGCTACCGCCGGCCGGAGGGCGACGAGGAGGGGGCGTTCCTGGCCTGCTCCTTCTGGCTCGTCGAGTGCCTGGCCCACCAGGACCGCCTGGAGGAGGCCAGGAAACTCTTCGACCGGGTGCTGATCACCGGCAACGATCTCGGCCTCTTCTCCGAGGAGTACGACACCTCCTCCGGAGAGGCCCTGGGCAACTTCCCCCAAGCCCTCACCCACCTCTCCCACATCGAGGCCGCCATAGCCATCTCCCGCCACCTGCCGGCGGACACCGGGACCTGAAAACCTCACGCAGGCGGCGCACGCCGGGGCACCGGCGCTCGTGACAGCGGGCTTGCCGGAGATCCGGGCCCCGTTGTCCTCGCCCGGCTGCTGATAGATCTTCGCGTTCCCTCAAGCCCCGCCACTGTCCTGAGCGGGGCCACCATCGCGTACGCGGGGCTCCGGCTTCTCTCCCTCGCTAGCGGGCCAGGGCGTGGTATTCCTCGTTCGGGATCATGCCGCACGCCAGCGACATCCGATTGGTGAAGTTGTACATGCTGGCGATCTCGATCACGTCCCACACCTCCTCCAGGCTGAGCCCGAAGCCGCGGAGCCGCTCGATGTCCTCCGGCGAGCACTCCAGGGGCTCGCGGGTGATCTTGACGGCGAAGTCCAAAATGGCGGTGCGCCGCTCGTCGAGCCCGGCCCGGCGGTAGTCCAGCGTGATCCTGTCGGCGAGGATGGGATCCCCGAGAGCCTCCCTGAGCGCCGCCCCGTGGGCGACGAGGCAGTAGAGGCACCCGTTGGCCATGGAGACGGCCACCGCGATCATCTCCCGCTCGGCCGCGTCGAGGTTCTCGGTTGGCTCGTGCAGCTGCCTGTAGTGGCCGAACCAGGCGGAGAGCCGCTCCGGACGGAATGAGTAGGCCCGGAAGACGTTGGGGACGAAGCCTATCTTCTCGCGGGCCTTGCGGAAGAGCCCCTGCAGGTCCTCGGGGAGCTCACTCTCCTCGGGCACGGGAAACCAGCTTATGGGCACCCCACCCTCGACCGGCGCCCGACGCTCCGTCTCGGTCATGTCACTCCCCTCCCTAGCGGTCTATGGTCCGCATCCGTCGCTCGTCGTAGCGCGCCCCGGCTACCGCCCCTTCTGGCATCGCCTCCTCGATGCGCCGCAGGTCCTCCGGGGTGAGCTCGATGTCCGCGGCGGCGGCGTTCTCCTCCAGCCGCTTGCGACTCTTGGTCCCGGGGATGGGGACGATGTCCTCCCCCCGGTGCAAGACCCAGGCTATCGCCAGCTGCGCGGTGGTCGCGCCCTTCTCGGCGGCGATCTCCTCCAGGCGGTCCACCAGCTCCAGGTTCCGGTAGAAGTTCTCCCCGGTGAACCTGGGGTGCCCCCGCCGGAAGTCCCCCTCGGGGAAGTCCTCCGGGCTCCGGAAGCGCCGGGTCAGAAAGCCCCGCCCGAGAGGGCTGTAGGCGACGAAACCTATCCCGAGCTCCCGGACGGTGGGCAGGATCTCCGCCTCCACGTCGCGGCTGAAGAGCGAGTACTCGGTCTGCAGCGCGCTCACCGGATGGACGGCGTGCGCCCGGCGGATTGTGCGCGGCGCGGCCTCCGAGAGCCCGATGTAGCGCACCTTGCCCTCCTCAACCAGCTCCTTCATCGCCCCCACCGTCTCCTCTATGGGCACCTCCGGGTCCACCCGGTGCTGGTAGTAGAGGTCTATGTGTTCGACCCCCAGGCGCCGCAGCGAGGCCTCGCAGGCCCGCCGGACGTACTCCGGGTCCCCCCGCACCCCGAGGAAGGAGCCGTCCTCGCCGCGCACGTTGCCGAACTTGGTCGCCAGCACCACCTCGTCCCTGCGCCCGGCTATCGCCCGGCCCACCAGCCGCTCGTTGGTGAACGGACCGTACATGTCCGCGGTGTCGAGGAAGTCTATCCCGAGCTCCAGCGCCCGGTGGATGGTGGCCACCGCCTCCCGCTCGTCCGCCGGACCGTAGAACTCGCTCATCCCCATGCACCCGAGGCCCATCTCGGAGACCTCCAGTCCCTGGCCGCCGAGCCTCCTGCGCCGCATTCTCCCCTCCTTTCCTGGCCTCACACGTGCCAGAGTCTACCCCTGCAGGACAATCTCCGCACGGGTAGACTAGACATCGAGATCTAGAGAGGAGGTCCCGCACCTTCCCGGAGGAAGCTCCGAAGAACGCCGCAGATCCGGGGGAGTTCACGCTCTCCTCGCCCGCGCGCAGCTTCGCCCGGACGTTCGTCTGGGTGATGGTGCGCCCAAAGAGCTACTTCCGCTCCATCGACCAGCGGGGAGGGTTCGCCGCCCCGCTGGTCTTCGCGCTGGTCTGCTCGGCAATCTCCGCCCCCCTGGGAGCGCTGCTCGCGCCCTACGACCCGCTCGGTCCGCGGGGTGGCGCCCTCGCCCCGGAGATCCCCGCCGGGTGGTTCGCGGAGACCGGCGCGGTGGCCGGGGCGCTGCTCGTCCTCTTCGTGGCGCTCGTGGTGCTGCTGCTCCTGCTGCTCGGAATCTACGTGGGCGCCGGGATCTGTCACCTGCTGGTGCTGCTCTTCGCCGGCGGGCGCCACGCGGGCTTCAACGCGACCTTCAAGGCCTACGCCTACTCCTCGGCGGCCTCCCTCCTGTCGTGGGTGCCGGTGGCCGGGTACGCCGCAAGCCTCTACGGCCTCTACCTGCTCTTCACCGGCCTCCGCGAGCTGCACGGGATGCCGCCGCCGCGGGCCCTGCTCGCCGTCGCCCCGCTCGCCGCGCTCCAGCTCTCCTCCCTCGCCGCCCTCCTCTAGGGAACCCCAGCCTTTACCCTGACGCAGGGGAAGGCTGTATAGTCACATGTGAACACGGTGACCGCCGCAGGAGAGAACGCCATGAACGACGCACCACTTGTAGAGACCCGCGGCCTGACGAAGCGCTACGGCCGGATAGATGCCGTGGACGGCCTCGACCTCACCG
The Rubrobacter xylanophilus genome window above contains:
- a CDS encoding AI-2E family transporter gives rise to the protein MRDGVTGWRRLLEGAPLAVLLAAGLLVGYALLPVLELVAISMLLALVLRTVIWGMGRVGVPGWAAVLLLLLLFGLFGALFWLVLLPNILGELQTLASQLPGYLESLVGLSRRLNEDFGFVPDLSELSGRARGLASRLFGMLPELAGGMARAAADAVIVVFLALYLARDPGPVVSGFLRLFPEEERGRVSALLGRLEVRLRGWMVGAGLAALIVGTGAGVGLWALGVPLPITFGLLAALLNFIPYFGSVVAAVLPVLVALTISPLKALLVAALYVVLNQIEGNVVQPLVMGREVSLHPVWILVSFLALGTLLGFAGLLLAVPAAVALATVLDELLPKAT
- a CDS encoding vitamin K epoxide reductase family protein, with the translated sequence MSGRAVPPGWEENPTSWPRRLQLAALAAAGLLVAGYLTLYQLGLLDGVWDPFFPRGSPRVLHLLDPVPDAALGALAYGSEIVLSLIGGEDRWRTMPWTTLAFGAVVFTGALVSVLLMIAQPVFAGAWCTLCLVSAGISLLLCGRGADEPLASLQHLRRVHDAGGSAWRALWGGG
- a CDS encoding peroxidase-related enzyme (This protein belongs to a clade of uncharacterized proteins related to peroxidases such as the alkylhydroperoxidase AhpD.), translated to MTETERRAPVEGGVPISWFPVPEESELPEDLQGLFRKAREKIGFVPNVFRAYSFRPERLSAWFGHYRQLHEPTENLDAAEREMIAVAVSMANGCLYCLVAHGAALREALGDPILADRITLDYRRAGLDERRTAILDFAVKITREPLECSPEDIERLRGFGLSLEEVWDVIEIASMYNFTNRMSLACGMIPNEEYHALAR
- a CDS encoding SPW repeat domain-containing protein is translated as MWARLLCAVLGAWLMAAPGVLDHGGAAAVSAHVVGPVVLGSSVVAAWPALRPLRWVTLPAGLWLLAAPPLLGYDAVLPAANDMFAGAALAALAFAGGGEREKIGGGWRAVLSGRTTSEDGR
- a CDS encoding Fe-S-containing hydro-lyase yields the protein MSGEIRLRTPLSREDVEPLRSGELVLISGVLYTARDAAHARMAAALDAGEPLPFDPEGQVIYFVGPAPARPGHPIGPAGPTTASRMDPYSPLLIERGLRGMIGKGKRSQAVKEAMREHGCVYFGAVEGTAALLARRVKEAEIVAYEDLGPEAIRRLVVEDFPAVVVNDLHGGDLYEEGRARWRRAG
- a CDS encoding YIP1 family protein, whose translation is MVRPKSYFRSIDQRGGFAAPLVFALVCSAISAPLGALLAPYDPLGPRGGALAPEIPAGWFAETGAVAGALLVLFVALVVLLLLLLGIYVGAGICHLLVLLFAGGRHAGFNATFKAYAYSSAASLLSWVPVAGYAASLYGLYLLFTGLRELHGMPPPRALLAVAPLAALQLSSLAALL
- a CDS encoding aldo/keto reductase, yielding MRRRRLGGQGLEVSEMGLGCMGMSEFYGPADEREAVATIHRALELGIDFLDTADMYGPFTNERLVGRAIAGRRDEVVLATKFGNVRGEDGSFLGVRGDPEYVRRACEASLRRLGVEHIDLYYQHRVDPEVPIEETVGAMKELVEEGKVRYIGLSEAAPRTIRRAHAVHPVSALQTEYSLFSRDVEAEILPTVRELGIGFVAYSPLGRGFLTRRFRSPEDFPEGDFRRGHPRFTGENFYRNLELVDRLEEIAAEKGATTAQLAIAWVLHRGEDIVPIPGTKSRKRLEENAAAADIELTPEDLRRIEEAMPEGAVAGARYDERRMRTIDR
- a CDS encoding fumarate hydratase; protein product: MREVPAETITRVVRELCIEANTCLREDHLSALRRAFEEERSPLGREVIRQLLENARVACSERVAFCQDTGYAVFFVELGQEVRITGGTLQQAVDEGVRQGYREGYLRKSIVESPLRRDNTGDNTPAIVYCEPVPGERLRMTMLVKGAGCDNASAIKMLTPAEGVEAMKCFVVETVERAGPNASPPLTVGVGLGGTFEKAAMLAKKALVRTSGEPHPDPEVAALERELLREINATGIGPAGYGGTVTALAVHIETHPTHIAAFPVAVNIDCHSHRVREAVL
- a CDS encoding SDR family oxidoreductase translates to MSERGAPEVVVVTGASAGVGRAAAVRFAREGASVGLLARGNAGLEGAAREVADAGGRALPVRTDVADSAAVEEAARRVEEELGPIDVWVNNAMTSVFAPVREVTPEEFRRVTEVTYLGTVYGTMAALRRMLPRDRGSIVQVGSALAYRAIPLQAAYCGSKHGIQGFTESLRSELLHEGSSVRVTMVQMPALNTPQFGWVRSRLPREPQPVPPIFQPEVAAEAIHWAAHHDRSELWVGWPAVKAIVGNRIFPRLLDRYLARTGYESQQTDTPADPRSRRDNLFEAVDESEDRGAHGSFDDRSRSRSYQWWMSTHRGRLALAGAALAAAAGAALARR
- a CDS encoding glycoside hydrolase family 15 protein, with amino-acid sequence MPRENQPYPPIADYALIGDSNSAALVSRSGSVDWCCIRRLDAGSCFGRLLDWEKGGHCAITPEGEEWEVSRRYVEDSLVLESTFKVPGGEARLYDFFAMPSSREEFPYRQLFRVLEGVRGHAGFSIEIFPRFDYGQLAPWVRQEGARLYSALGGDEGLLVYFDGELSKAGDHGLEATVRVHAGERVRLMIMSVPPERLDSEPPEVPDPEEMDRRLEETLGWWRRWTSRFRHRGVGGPGVLRSATVIKGLMNDLTGAVAAAATTSLPERPGGPLNWDYRYSWIRDSFFAVRSLTEIGFEEEADRFRRFVERSAAGSADQLQIMYGLGGERRLNELVLEELEGYRGARPVRVGNAAAGQLQLDVYGELLELSWRWHRRGNSPDDDYWRFLVEIVDAAARRWRERDSGIWEVREEPQHFVHSKVMCWAALDRGLRLAEECMRRAPERRWAKARQEIREAVESEGYDAERGVFTRSFESREMDAALLLLPRVGFVEYTDERMVRTVEAVREELEQDGLLLRYRRPEGDEEGAFLACSFWLVECLAHQDRLEEARKLFDRVLITGNDLGLFSEEYDTSSGEALGNFPQALTHLSHIEAAIAISRHLPADTGT